One window of the Natrinema sp. CBA1119 genome contains the following:
- a CDS encoding PRC-barrel domain-containing protein — protein MSELFARRLSGKPIVGIDGTDYGTLATITMDPESGSLRDLVVDSDSGPSSVLTSLTDDDGRLRIPVSNVETVNDRIVVRSDG, from the coding sequence ATGAGCGAATTATTCGCGCGACGTCTCAGCGGCAAACCGATCGTCGGAATCGACGGCACCGACTACGGGACGCTCGCTACCATCACGATGGATCCCGAATCCGGCTCCCTCCGCGATCTCGTCGTCGACTCCGACAGCGGCCCGTCGTCCGTGCTCACCAGCCTCACTGACGATGACGGTCGACTGCGGATCCCCGTCAGCAACGTCGAAACGGTGAACGATCGGATCGTCGTTCGATCCGACGGCTGA